In one window of Lytechinus pictus isolate F3 Inbred chromosome 19, Lp3.0, whole genome shotgun sequence DNA:
- the LOC129283353 gene encoding D(2) dopamine receptor A-like produces the protein MNESILFGSVNMTDDASNMISDPPIEIYQVIMSLLAAAYNIVALIGNLLITRVVPKIPHDSMHDSSKVCLISQAIADSILATTIAIGTLSETIGSYAGWTYGRLTFCRVVGFVPTALIGVSIWLIALLNIDRYAFIVRPMLYSRLATRNLAISLSLFLSVAHTSLLLLFVFINDDSVQIMKIIPGLTCVIDFQDPIFLTFSYVIFGMPWMVFVALLGIYIHILKISLSQLKRIKPLQRLDLTLETRRNRESTQPAEVAIAAARDVKKASNVHGEMIVEDIGIPDGEMVTKGAIIEGTSNIKGKEFKREANSDDSPNTHIAIIFNGQCCKNEDKTAILDIPTGQIRTPTTEERPHLKDNKSPTRGPSRCEGQHQSVLPPHDDLPNGRRHPLKKHAGLSTCLPRKPTNSANPSHHHILFLHLLSPCNFPKHLHRFDGQQHSRQCPFIPQRDGDV, from the coding sequence atgaatgaatcaattcTTTTCGGATCTGTCAACATGACAGATGATGCGTCAAACATGATCAGCGATCCGCCAATTGAAATCTACCAAGTCATCATGAGCCTTCTAGCGGCAGCTTACAACATCGTAGCGTTGATTGGGAACCTGCTGATCACGAGAGTCGTGCCGAAGATACCGCATGATTCCATGCACGATTCAAGCAAAGTATGCCTGATTAGCCAAGCTATTGCAGACAGCATACTTGCAACGACGATCGCCATCGGAACTCTCTCTGAAACCATAGGTTCGTACGCAGGATGGACCTACGGAAGGTTGACTTTCTGTAGAGTTGTTGGCTTTGTGCCAACTGCACTAATAGGCGTGAGCATCTGGCTGATTGCGCTCTTAAACATTGACCGATATGCCTTCATAGTTCGGCCAATGCTCTATTCCAGGCTCGCCACTCGCAATCTCGCCATCAGCCTATCTTTATTCCTCTCTGTCGCGCACACTTCTCTCCTACTTCTTTTCGTGTTCATAAACGATGATTCCGTTCAGATCATGAAGATCATTCCAGGACTAACGTGCGTCATTGACTTTCAAGATCCCATATTTTTGACGTTTTCCTACGTCATATTTGGAATGCCTTGGATGGTATTTGTAGCTCTTCTGGGCATATACATTCATATCCTAAAGATTTCTTTAAGTCAGCTGAAACGGATTAAGCCACTGCAAAGGCTGGACCTGACCTTGGAGACCCGTCGAAACCGTGAAAGCACACAACCCGCTGAGGTGGCGATCGCAGCCGCACGAGATGTAAAGAAGGCTAGCAACGTCCACGGAGAAATGATTGTTGAGGACATTGGGATACCTGACGGAGAAATGGTCACCAAAGGAGCGATAATCGAGGGGACCTCGAATATAAAAGGAAAGGAGTTCAAACGCGAGGCCAATAGCGATGACTCTCCCAATACTCACATTGCAATCATCTTCAATGGACAATGTTGTAAGAATGAGGATAAAACCGCGATACTCGATATACCTACTGGTCAAATCCGTACCCCAACCACCGAAGAGCGCCCTCACCTCAAGGATAACAAATCTCCCACTCGAGGCCCATCTCGGTGTGAAGGTCAGCATCAATCAGTATTGCCGCCACACGATGACCTTCCGAACGGACGGAGGCATCCTCTAAAGAAACATGCCGGGCTGTCTACCTGTCTACCGAGAAAACCTACGAATTCTGCGAACCCCTCTCATCATCACATTCTGTTTCTTCATCTCCTTTCTCCCTGTAACTTTCCTAAACATCTACATCGCTTCGACGGGCAACAGCATTCCCGACAATGTCCATTTATTCCTCAACGTGATGGCGACGTTTAA